The Chryseobacterium nakagawai genome has a segment encoding these proteins:
- a CDS encoding aminodeoxychorismate synthase component I, whose product MFSVNHQKFMEMDELSLQKVPYFFVIDFLSENVELYKENEIEKSGLLIDFQTFSNVKKAQKIDKKVEWKSFPETLENFTTGFDKVQKNIRLGNSYLVNYTRRTEIETNLSLEEIFYHSEAKYKVFYKDFFVFFSPETFVKIIDGKILTYPMKGTIDASIENAAEILKNDPKEKAEHYTVVDLLRNDLSMVADDVCVDQFQHIDFLKTRQKDLYAMSSEISGMLKPEFNGKLGSIMQKLLPAGSILGAPKPKTLEIILEAEGYDRGYYTGVCGWFDGQNVDSCVMIRFIEKEDNRLYFKSGGGITHMSKLEDEYQEMKNKIYVPIH is encoded by the coding sequence ATGTTTTCAGTGAATCATCAAAAATTTATGGAAATGGACGAACTTTCTCTTCAGAAAGTTCCCTATTTCTTTGTTATCGATTTTCTTTCAGAGAATGTAGAACTCTATAAAGAAAATGAGATCGAAAAATCAGGTTTATTAATTGATTTTCAAACGTTTTCAAATGTAAAAAAGGCACAAAAAATTGATAAAAAAGTAGAATGGAAATCCTTTCCGGAAACTCTGGAAAACTTTACAACCGGCTTTGATAAAGTTCAGAAAAATATTCGTCTCGGAAATTCCTATCTGGTAAACTATACCCGAAGAACTGAAATTGAGACCAATTTAAGCCTTGAAGAAATTTTTTATCACTCTGAGGCTAAGTATAAGGTTTTTTATAAAGATTTTTTTGTATTTTTTTCTCCTGAAACTTTTGTAAAGATTATTGACGGGAAAATTTTGACTTATCCTATGAAAGGCACGATTGATGCTTCCATAGAAAATGCAGCAGAAATCCTAAAGAATGATCCGAAGGAAAAAGCTGAGCATTATACGGTAGTAGATTTGCTCCGTAATGATCTGAGCATGGTAGCAGATGACGTATGTGTAGATCAGTTTCAGCATATTGACTTCCTCAAAACGCGGCAGAAAGATTTATATGCTATGAGCTCAGAAATTTCAGGAATGTTAAAACCTGAATTTAACGGAAAATTAGGAAGCATTATGCAAAAATTGCTCCCTGCAGGATCTATTTTAGGTGCACCCAAACCTAAAACGCTGGAAATAATTCTGGAGGCAGAAGGCTATGATAGAGGGTACTACACAGGAGTTTGTGGCTGGTTCGATGGTCAAAATGTCGACAGCTGTGTGATGATACGTTTTATTGAAAAAGAGGATAATAGGCTCTATTTCAAAAGCGGAGGCGGTATAACGCACATGAGTAAATTAGAAGACGAATATCAGGAAATGAAAAATAAAATCTATGTCCCAATTCATTGA
- a CDS encoding AsmA family protein, with the protein MKKWVKRLLISFGILAGLLLAANFGLNFWLKTQLPEYIKKNTDYKVSYKSLDVDLSTGNILATGISVNSKNPQNTNVIGLQGTIDTLKVNRFGIYDAIFNKIISSSDLLLAKPNLNIILAKPVDQKTGKKRNPFLFENIRINHGKVAVFKHTKQKFLSVEQLDLLVENLQMTEESVENKLPIVFDRYSIKGQRFFFRPDNVYAITIRSINTADGQMSVDEFKLIPLLSFTQFKKFYPQKTQLFEFVIPKMEFKDVVLQKNRTSLADAVFQNPVFKAYNTGVKNMKKERKQSDFEVNLGNIKLKNAVTQINKPDGSRLLSVGNLNLNISQLVFNKETSEQVIPIGYKDFTFSGKDIVYTDHQNIAIGSVALKPTNGEIKDLSLTPGSLSKERTTMDLKTSHIAFNINKLEFINKKLNLDIKDVLVENANGVINAGESKPKKNTNPGIIQSVIIRKVSFKNSNLIYDKGKEPLAFNDLNATVNGIEIEPKSNNEGLSFKVKDYFLTTRNFAYKTQFYNISLGLLKLNKNKIQINNFAMKPLVSRNQFIKMIPVERDLYDIKAGQVTAEGDWELFSPHKYINASHVVIQSADANIFRSKIPKDDPKIKALYSKMLRSIKIPMNINTLDLKNSVLVYEEDTPESMGPGKLTFSNFNMNVKNLNSAKAKGKPTKVDINIHCSFMNVSPLSVNWGFDVADQHDNFTISGKTSNLPANGINPFIRPYLHVTATSGTIQEMLFNFKGNPAGLHGTFNLKHKDLKIAVLNKNNHEKKGFLTAVANVFIKSNSGSFPEAVTVENVERDPTKSFFNLFWKGIEQGLKKTLIGKNVEKTEQKVKNAVSSVKEMKKSVKDIKEEIKYKKNTSQPQEEKKEKKGFLNGIFKKKDNAGEK; encoded by the coding sequence ATGAAAAAGTGGGTTAAAAGATTATTAATCAGTTTCGGGATCCTGGCAGGATTACTTCTTGCTGCAAATTTCGGACTGAATTTCTGGCTTAAAACCCAACTTCCCGAATACATAAAAAAAAATACAGACTACAAGGTTTCTTATAAAAGTCTGGATGTGGATCTAAGTACAGGAAATATTCTTGCGACAGGGATTTCTGTTAATTCCAAGAATCCGCAAAATACCAATGTTATTGGGCTTCAGGGAACGATTGATACACTAAAAGTCAACCGTTTTGGAATTTATGATGCTATTTTTAATAAAATAATAAGTTCTTCCGATCTGTTGTTGGCAAAACCGAACCTGAATATTATTCTAGCAAAACCTGTTGATCAGAAAACAGGTAAAAAAAGAAATCCGTTTTTATTTGAAAATATAAGGATCAATCATGGTAAGGTAGCTGTTTTTAAGCATACCAAACAAAAGTTTTTGTCTGTAGAGCAGCTTGATCTGTTGGTTGAAAATCTACAGATGACAGAAGAATCTGTGGAAAATAAGCTTCCCATTGTTTTTGACCGGTACAGTATTAAAGGGCAAAGATTCTTTTTCAGGCCGGATAATGTATATGCCATTACGATTCGTTCCATCAACACGGCAGACGGGCAAATGTCCGTTGACGAATTTAAATTGATTCCATTGCTATCTTTTACTCAGTTTAAAAAGTTTTATCCTCAAAAAACTCAACTATTTGAATTTGTCATCCCAAAAATGGAGTTTAAAGATGTGGTTTTACAGAAAAATAGAACTTCTCTTGCCGATGCAGTATTTCAAAACCCAGTTTTTAAGGCTTATAATACAGGGGTGAAAAATATGAAGAAGGAAAGGAAGCAATCTGACTTTGAGGTTAATCTGGGGAATATAAAGCTTAAAAATGCTGTAACTCAAATTAATAAACCTGACGGAAGCAGGCTTTTATCTGTCGGGAATCTAAACCTAAATATCAGTCAGTTGGTTTTCAACAAGGAAACCTCTGAACAGGTAATTCCGATTGGATATAAGGATTTTACATTCTCTGGAAAAGATATTGTCTACACTGATCATCAGAATATTGCTATTGGAAGTGTTGCTTTGAAGCCAACCAATGGAGAAATCAAAGATCTTTCACTGACACCAGGCTCGCTGTCCAAGGAAAGAACGACAATGGATCTGAAAACCAGTCATATTGCATTTAATATTAATAAGCTGGAATTCATTAATAAAAAGCTGAACCTGGATATTAAAGACGTTCTGGTTGAAAATGCGAATGGAGTTATAAATGCAGGAGAAAGTAAACCAAAGAAAAATACAAATCCTGGTATTATACAGTCTGTCATTATAAGAAAAGTATCCTTTAAGAATTCAAACCTTATTTACGATAAAGGCAAAGAGCCACTGGCTTTTAATGATCTGAATGCTACTGTAAACGGTATTGAAATAGAGCCGAAGTCGAATAATGAAGGTCTTTCCTTTAAGGTAAAAGACTATTTTCTGACCACCCGTAATTTTGCTTACAAAACTCAATTCTATAATATCAGTCTTGGACTTTTGAAGCTGAATAAGAATAAAATACAGATCAATAACTTTGCGATGAAGCCTCTTGTTTCGAGAAACCAGTTTATCAAAATGATCCCTGTGGAGAGGGATCTATATGATATTAAGGCTGGGCAGGTGACTGCTGAGGGTGATTGGGAGCTATTTTCACCACATAAGTATATTAATGCTTCTCATGTGGTGATTCAGTCTGCAGATGCTAATATTTTCAGGAGTAAAATACCGAAAGACGATCCGAAAATTAAAGCACTGTATTCCAAAATGCTTCGTTCCATTAAAATTCCTATGAATATCAATACGCTGGATCTGAAGAATTCCGTTTTGGTATACGAAGAAGATACTCCTGAAAGTATGGGGCCAGGAAAACTCACATTCAGTAATTTTAATATGAATGTTAAAAATCTGAACTCTGCAAAAGCAAAAGGAAAGCCTACCAAGGTTGATATCAATATTCACTGTTCATTCATGAATGTATCACCACTTTCTGTAAACTGGGGGTTTGATGTTGCGGATCAGCATGATAATTTTACAATTTCAGGAAAGACCTCCAATCTTCCGGCAAATGGAATCAATCCGTTTATCAGACCTTACCTGCATGTGACTGCTACTTCGGGAACTATTCAGGAAATGCTGTTTAATTTTAAAGGAAATCCGGCCGGATTACACGGAACATTTAACTTAAAACATAAAGACCTGAAAATTGCTGTTCTGAACAAAAATAATCATGAAAAGAAAGGCTTTTTAACAGCGGTGGCTAATGTATTTATAAAATCAAATTCCGGCAGTTTCCCTGAGGCAGTAACGGTTGAAAATGTGGAGCGCGATCCTACGAAATCATTCTTTAATCTTTTCTGGAAGGGAATTGAGCAAGGTTTGAAGAAAACACTTATTGGAAAGAATGTTGAAAAAACAGAACAGAAAGTAAAAAATGCCGTTTCTTCAGTGAAGGAAATGAAGAAATCTGTAAAAGATATTAAAGAGGAAATTAAATATAAAAAAAATACTTCTCAGCCTCAGGAGGAAAAAAAGGAGAAGAAAGGCTTCTTAAATGGTATTTTTAAAAAGAAAGATAATGCTGGAGAGAAATAA
- a CDS encoding bacteriocin-like protein, translated as MKNLKKLRKDQLKGISGGAQLPVPEFCMYYCNGTVICADCSDDFKCPVTGGETM; from the coding sequence ATGAAAAATTTAAAAAAACTAAGAAAAGACCAATTGAAAGGTATTTCTGGAGGAGCTCAATTGCCTGTACCAGAATTCTGTATGTACTATTGCAACGGAACTGTGATTTGTGCAGATTGCAGTGATGATTTTAAATGCCCCGTTACAGGTGGAGAAACAATGTAA
- a CDS encoding bacteriocin-like protein — protein MKNLKKLSKNKLKTISGGISFPYPGECFYGCSDGKQYRELCRVEFFCPDGEQPIIY, from the coding sequence ATGAAAAATTTAAAGAAATTAAGTAAAAACAAATTGAAGACAATTTCCGGAGGAATAAGTTTCCCTTATCCCGGAGAATGTTTTTATGGGTGTAGTGACGGCAAACAGTATAGAGAATTATGCAGAGTAGAATTCTTTTGTCCTGACGGTGAGCAGCCTATTATTTATTAA
- a CDS encoding DUF2795 domain-containing protein, whose amino-acid sequence MYWTLELASYLSDAPWPMTKAELIDYAIRTGAPMEVVENLQAIEDEGEIYESIEEVWSDYPTDEDFLWNEDEY is encoded by the coding sequence ATGTACTGGACATTAGAATTAGCTTCCTATCTAAGTGACGCACCTTGGCCAATGACAAAAGCAGAGCTTATTGACTATGCAATCAGAACTGGTGCACCTATGGAAGTAGTAGAAAACCTTCAGGCTATTGAAGACGAAGGAGAGATATATGAATCTATCGAGGAGGTTTGGAGCGATTATCCAACAGACGAGGATTTCCTTTGGAACGAGGACGAATATTAA
- a CDS encoding DUF2797 domain-containing protein has protein sequence MQFQGQILKMISYDAKPIQYYLNLSGDLIHINELLGKELSIKHVGFQCVNCGENKPIYRMGFCKSCFFESPYASDTIIRPELSTAHLGVAERDLEVEKEIQLQPHTVYLAYTGDVKVGVTRNTQIPTRWIDQGATFALPIARTENRYEAGMIEVALKEHLADKTNWRKMLQDDFEGEIDLADFRQKIKEYFPEDFQKFYSEGEELWAFDYPFEKPEKVTSFTLDKKPEFTGRLTGIKGQYLGFEGGNFINVRGHEGYVIELEIKN, from the coding sequence ATGCAGTTTCAAGGGCAAATTTTAAAAATGATAAGCTACGATGCTAAACCCATCCAGTATTATTTGAATCTTTCAGGAGATCTGATTCATATTAATGAGTTATTGGGGAAAGAACTAAGCATTAAGCATGTAGGGTTTCAATGTGTAAACTGTGGTGAAAATAAACCTATTTATAGAATGGGTTTCTGTAAAAGCTGCTTTTTTGAAAGTCCTTACGCCAGTGATACCATCATTCGCCCGGAGCTTTCTACAGCTCATTTAGGAGTGGCGGAACGTGATCTTGAAGTAGAAAAAGAAATTCAGCTACAGCCTCATACAGTGTATCTGGCCTATACCGGAGATGTAAAAGTAGGGGTGACGAGAAATACTCAGATTCCTACAAGATGGATTGATCAGGGTGCCACTTTTGCTTTGCCTATTGCAAGAACTGAAAACCGTTATGAAGCGGGAATGATAGAAGTTGCATTGAAAGAACATTTAGCAGATAAAACAAACTGGAGAAAAATGCTTCAGGATGATTTTGAAGGAGAGATAGATCTTGCAGACTTCAGACAAAAGATCAAAGAATATTTTCCTGAGGATTTTCAGAAGTTCTACAGTGAAGGAGAAGAACTTTGGGCATTTGATTATCCATTTGAAAAACCGGAGAAAGTCACTTCATTTACTTTAGATAAGAAGCCGGAATTTACCGGAAGGCTTACAGGAATAAAAGGACAGTATCTTGGATTTGAAGGCGGAAATTTTATCAATGTAAGAGGGCATGAAGGATATGTGATAGAGCTGGAAATCAAAAATTAA
- the menD gene encoding 2-succinyl-5-enolpyruvyl-6-hydroxy-3-cyclohexene-1-carboxylic-acid synthase, translating to MKKYSSKRSIQILAHLLQQYGIADVVISPGSRNAPLAIHFSEIDRFNCYSIVDERSAAFVAMGMAKSEKKPVAITCTSGSAVVNYYPAVTEAFYQNIPLLVLTADRPTDFIDIFDGQTIRQKDVFHQHSYGDFQLLEDSKENAEDINFDTIKKAIELCFEKQGPVHINIPLEEPLYDLVSELPTFPTVEKTIKHKEYDIPSNLIADWHTSQRIMLLVGTRDYSPELENQLTQLVKNHSVVVLSEANSNLYHEKFFRHIDRYIFNFTEEDYKTYAPDLLITIGQNVVSKKVKQFLRSARPKQHWHLDEVWQPDTYFSLTEKIEVKPEMFFSKLLKFINLEPRPYFNLWDVLRDKKDAKHQQFLNTVEFSDFYFFNKAAQTVPENYNIHFSNSSGIRYAQLFDFGKRKMYCNRGTSGIDGSTSTAMGFAIKNANPTLLITGDLSFFYDINGLWNQYIPPFVRIMIFNNGEGNIFKIIPGPGNANPNTLDEFIATKHRKNAEHLAKHFGFSYIKVEDELTLDRVLENFFKPDAQPKILEVNTYGKNSADIQKAYFNFMKEN from the coding sequence ATGAAAAAATATTCTTCTAAGAGAAGTATCCAAATACTTGCACATCTTCTTCAGCAGTACGGAATTGCAGATGTTGTAATTTCACCGGGATCAAGGAATGCTCCTTTGGCGATTCATTTTTCAGAAATAGACCGCTTTAATTGTTACAGTATTGTAGACGAAAGAAGTGCTGCCTTCGTAGCAATGGGGATGGCTAAAAGTGAGAAAAAACCAGTCGCAATTACCTGTACCAGCGGATCTGCAGTAGTTAATTATTATCCGGCGGTTACGGAAGCTTTTTATCAAAACATTCCCCTTTTGGTACTGACAGCTGACCGACCGACTGATTTTATTGATATTTTTGATGGGCAGACGATCAGGCAGAAGGATGTTTTTCATCAGCATTCTTACGGAGACTTCCAATTGCTGGAAGACAGCAAAGAAAATGCAGAAGATATTAATTTTGATACCATTAAAAAGGCTATTGAGCTTTGCTTTGAAAAGCAAGGACCTGTACATATTAATATTCCTTTGGAAGAGCCATTGTATGACTTGGTATCAGAACTTCCAACTTTTCCAACAGTTGAAAAAACAATCAAGCATAAAGAGTATGACATCCCATCCAACCTAATTGCAGATTGGCATACATCTCAGAGGATTATGCTGTTAGTGGGAACAAGAGATTACAGCCCGGAGTTGGAAAATCAGTTGACGCAATTGGTTAAAAACCATTCTGTAGTTGTACTGAGCGAAGCAAATTCCAATTTGTATCATGAGAAGTTTTTCAGGCACATAGACCGTTATATCTTCAATTTTACAGAAGAAGACTACAAAACCTATGCTCCAGACCTGTTAATTACGATAGGACAGAATGTGGTTTCCAAAAAAGTAAAACAGTTTCTGAGAAGTGCAAGACCAAAGCAACACTGGCATCTGGATGAAGTTTGGCAACCAGATACGTATTTCTCATTGACAGAGAAAATAGAGGTAAAACCGGAGATGTTCTTTTCTAAATTATTAAAGTTCATTAACCTGGAGCCAAGACCTTATTTTAACTTGTGGGATGTTTTAAGAGATAAAAAAGATGCCAAGCACCAGCAATTTTTAAATACGGTAGAGTTTTCAGATTTTTATTTCTTTAATAAAGCGGCACAAACTGTTCCTGAAAATTATAACATCCATTTCAGCAATTCGTCCGGGATCAGATATGCACAGTTGTTCGATTTTGGCAAAAGAAAAATGTACTGCAACAGAGGAACCAGCGGAATTGATGGTTCAACATCTACTGCAATGGGGTTTGCTATTAAAAATGCCAATCCAACTTTGCTTATTACCGGTGATTTAAGCTTCTTTTATGATATCAATGGTCTTTGGAACCAATATATTCCTCCTTTTGTAAGAATAATGATCTTCAACAACGGAGAAGGGAATATTTTCAAGATTATTCCGGGACCTGGAAATGCCAACCCGAATACGTTAGACGAATTTATTGCTACCAAACACCGTAAAAATGCTGAGCATTTAGCCAAGCATTTCGGCTTCTCTTACATTAAGGTGGAAGATGAACTGACGTTGGACAGAGTATTGGAGAACTTCTTCAAACCTGATGCGCAGCCAAAGATCCTGGAAGTAAATACTTATGGGAAAAACAGTGCTGACATTCAGAAAGCTTACTTTAATTTCATGAAAGAAAACTAA
- a CDS encoding aminotransferase class IV → MSQFIESIKVEDQEVFLLELHQKRVNQTFSHFGKEGSIDLAKIYKNLEHDEDGLFKLRISYDLDKRIRTQMIPYAIPEIQDFQLVENNSFDYSFKFEDRKELDKMKMKSKAEEIIIVKNNHITDTSFSNLLFLKGKDWFTPNSYLLNGVQRQHLLKNKKIKEAEITLQNIKQFSHFQLINALNDFDDMFIYPIDRIMNLPGNEEYLDL, encoded by the coding sequence ATGTCCCAATTCATTGAAAGCATTAAGGTAGAAGATCAGGAGGTTTTTCTCTTAGAACTCCATCAAAAACGTGTTAATCAAACATTCTCTCATTTTGGAAAAGAGGGATCTATTGATCTGGCCAAAATCTACAAAAATCTGGAGCACGATGAAGACGGACTTTTTAAATTAAGAATTTCCTATGATTTGGACAAAAGAATTCGTACTCAAATGATTCCTTATGCAATCCCCGAAATTCAGGATTTTCAACTGGTAGAAAACAATAGCTTCGATTACTCATTCAAATTTGAAGACCGCAAAGAATTAGATAAAATGAAGATGAAATCCAAAGCGGAGGAAATCATCATTGTGAAAAATAACCATATCACCGACACTTCTTTTTCCAACCTTTTATTTTTAAAGGGTAAAGACTGGTTTACCCCAAACTCTTATCTGTTGAATGGAGTACAAAGACAACATCTTTTGAAAAATAAGAAAATAAAAGAGGCTGAAATTACTCTACAAAATATAAAGCAGTTCAGCCACTTTCAACTCATCAATGCTTTAAACGACTTTGATGATATGTTTATCTATCCTATTGACAGAATTATGAATCTGCCAGGAAATGAAGAATATCTTGATCTTTAG
- a CDS encoding isopenicillin N synthase family dioxygenase, which translates to MDKIPSVDLRDFLSGNPERKQKFVNEIGKAYEEIGFVALKGHFLDDNLVEDLYGEVKNFFDQPVETKQKYEIPGIGGQRGYVGFGKETAKGFKKGDLKEFWHFGQYLSEDSKYKAEYPDNVIVDELPKFNEVGKEAFQMLEKTGQYVLRALSLHLGLDEFYFDDKIAEGNSILRPIHYPPITEEPDDAVRAAAHGDINLITLLMGAQGKGLQVQNHNGEWIDAIAEPDELMINVGDMLSRHTNNKLKSTIHRVVNPPRELWSTSRFSIPFFMHPISAMSLNALDNCVDENNPKLYEDTTAGEFLHERLIELGLIKK; encoded by the coding sequence ATGGATAAAATACCTAGTGTAGACCTGCGTGATTTCCTTTCGGGTAACCCGGAACGCAAACAGAAATTTGTAAATGAAATCGGAAAAGCTTATGAAGAAATTGGTTTTGTAGCCTTAAAAGGCCATTTTCTTGATGACAACCTTGTAGAAGATTTATATGGAGAGGTAAAAAACTTTTTTGACCAGCCAGTGGAAACGAAACAGAAGTATGAGATTCCGGGAATTGGTGGCCAGAGAGGGTATGTAGGATTCGGTAAAGAAACTGCAAAAGGTTTCAAAAAAGGAGACTTAAAAGAGTTTTGGCACTTTGGACAGTATTTGTCTGAGGATTCAAAATACAAAGCTGAGTATCCTGACAATGTAATCGTTGATGAACTTCCGAAATTCAACGAAGTAGGTAAAGAGGCGTTCCAAATGCTTGAAAAAACAGGACAATATGTTCTAAGAGCGTTATCACTACACCTTGGCTTAGATGAGTTTTATTTTGACGATAAAATCGCTGAAGGAAACTCAATCTTAAGACCTATTCACTATCCACCAATCACTGAAGAACCGGATGATGCAGTAAGAGCAGCTGCCCACGGAGACATTAACCTGATCACCCTTTTAATGGGAGCACAAGGAAAAGGTCTTCAGGTTCAAAACCACAACGGAGAATGGATCGATGCGATCGCAGAACCGGATGAGTTAATGATTAATGTTGGAGATATGCTTTCAAGACATACCAACAACAAGTTGAAATCTACCATTCATAGAGTGGTAAACCCACCAAGAGAATTGTGGAGTACTTCAAGATTCTCAATTCCTTTCTTTATGCACCCTATCAGTGCTATGTCATTAAATGCTCTTGACAACTGTGTAGACGAAAACAATCCCAAGTTATACGAAGACACAACAGCTGGAGAATTCTTACATGAAAGATTGATAGAATTAGGTTTGATTAAGAAATAA
- a CDS encoding bacteriocin-like protein, with translation MKNFKKISREDQKTMITGGVGPAYCFEGEGPGTGGCASGYICSGGKCVPYGGGPGGGENPGGGSSYTCICPWGTFTQDTPCPEFYCITG, from the coding sequence ATGAAAAATTTCAAAAAAATTTCAAGAGAAGATCAAAAGACAATGATTACGGGAGGTGTAGGACCTGCCTATTGTTTTGAAGGGGAAGGTCCGGGTACAGGTGGTTGCGCATCAGGATATATCTGTTCAGGAGGGAAGTGTGTGCCTTATGGTGGTGGCCCTGGTGGTGGTGAAAATCCAGGTGGTGGCAGTAGCTATACCTGTATTTGCCCATGGGGGACTTTCACACAGGATACTCCTTGTCCGGAGTTTTACTGTATAACAGGATAA
- a CDS encoding GDP-mannose 4,6-dehydratase — MIYLVTGGSGFIGSHLVEQLLRNGHSVINIDNFDDFYSYQIKIKNTLESIDQISDFEFSDKEADIQRLISLSQSDQYSLYYQDIRDKKGLESIFRNHSIDMVIHLAALAGVRPSIEKPLEYEEVNVRGTMNLWELCKDFNIKKFICASSSSVYGNNEKNPFAETDNVDYPISPYAATKKCGEILGHVYHNLYQIDMIHLRFFTVYGPRQRPDLAIHKFTKLISNGLEIPFYGDGTTARDYTYIDDIIDGITKSVLYLENNSNVYEVLNLGENEVVTLTEMVATIEDALNMTANRKILPMQPGDVTKTNADIAKAKTLIGYKPDTDFQNGIKKFVEWFLRKRQ, encoded by the coding sequence ATGATTTATCTTGTAACAGGCGGTAGCGGGTTCATCGGTTCCCATTTAGTTGAACAATTATTAAGAAATGGACATTCTGTCATAAACATTGACAATTTTGATGATTTCTATAGCTATCAGATCAAAATTAAAAATACTTTAGAGTCTATTGATCAAATTTCGGATTTTGAATTTTCTGATAAGGAAGCTGATATTCAACGTTTGATTTCCCTTTCTCAATCTGATCAATATTCTCTTTACTATCAGGATATCAGAGATAAAAAAGGGCTTGAAAGTATTTTCAGAAACCATTCCATTGATATGGTGATTCATCTGGCGGCATTAGCTGGAGTTCGTCCCTCTATTGAAAAACCTTTAGAATATGAAGAAGTAAACGTCCGTGGAACGATGAACCTTTGGGAACTTTGCAAGGATTTTAATATTAAAAAATTCATCTGTGCTTCTTCATCAAGCGTTTATGGAAATAATGAAAAAAATCCTTTTGCGGAAACAGATAATGTAGACTATCCGATTTCTCCTTATGCAGCAACGAAAAAGTGTGGAGAAATTTTGGGACATGTTTATCATAACCTGTATCAGATTGATATGATTCACCTAAGATTTTTCACCGTATATGGACCAAGACAGCGCCCAGACCTTGCCATACATAAGTTTACAAAGCTCATTTCAAATGGTCTAGAAATTCCTTTTTATGGTGATGGAACAACTGCCAGAGATTATACCTATATTGATGATATTATTGATGGAATAACCAAATCTGTGCTGTATCTGGAAAACAATTCTAATGTTTATGAAGTTCTTAATTTAGGAGAAAACGAAGTCGTCACTTTAACAGAAATGGTAGCAACTATAGAAGATGCCCTGAATATGACAGCCAACAGAAAAATTCTGCCAATGCAACCTGGAGATGTCACAAAAACCAATGCGGATATTGCCAAAGCAAAGACTTTAATAGGATATAAACCTGACACAGACTTCCAAAATGGCATAAAAAAATTTGTGGAATGGTTTTTGAGAAAACGACAATAG
- a CDS encoding PA0069 family radical SAM protein, with the protein MSNENFIKGQGAQRNVINRFDRYTYEPEDEDFETIKTSFTEVFPKTIVNQVKSEDLPMEYSMNPYQGCEHGCSYCFARPTHEYWGYSAGIDFERKIMVKKNAPELLEKFFQKRGYKAAPILLSGNTDCYQPAERQFEITRKLLQVCLDYRHPVNILTKNALVLRDLDILKPMAEQNLVSVSLSIPTINEELRRKMEPRTSSAPNKLKAIEILTENKIPVHVMIAPIIPGLNSDEPLNILKSISDAGALGFGYTLVRLNDTVEPVFVNWIESHFPDRAQKVLNLIRSMRGGKLGDKRYFERQRGEGNIAEMIHTTFKIGRKKFFEGKEFPKLSTTNFTGTKDQQLRLFD; encoded by the coding sequence ATGTCAAACGAAAATTTCATAAAAGGTCAGGGAGCTCAGCGAAACGTTATCAATCGTTTCGACAGGTATACCTATGAACCTGAGGATGAGGATTTCGAAACCATAAAGACATCCTTTACCGAAGTCTTTCCAAAAACTATTGTAAATCAGGTGAAAAGTGAGGATCTTCCAATGGAATATTCTATGAATCCCTACCAGGGTTGTGAACATGGTTGTTCCTATTGCTTTGCCAGACCTACCCATGAATATTGGGGATATAGTGCAGGGATTGATTTTGAAAGAAAGATCATGGTAAAAAAAAATGCTCCTGAACTGCTGGAGAAATTTTTTCAGAAAAGAGGATATAAAGCAGCCCCTATTTTGCTTTCTGGAAACACCGATTGTTATCAGCCCGCTGAAAGGCAATTTGAAATTACCAGAAAACTCCTACAGGTTTGTCTTGACTATAGACACCCTGTCAATATTCTGACAAAAAATGCTTTGGTATTGAGGGATTTGGATATCTTAAAACCAATGGCGGAACAGAACCTGGTTTCTGTATCATTAAGTATTCCTACCATTAATGAAGAATTGAGAAGGAAAATGGAGCCTAGAACCAGTTCTGCCCCTAATAAACTAAAGGCTATTGAAATTCTTACCGAAAATAAAATTCCTGTTCATGTAATGATAGCGCCCATTATTCCTGGACTAAATAGTGATGAACCTTTGAATATTTTAAAATCAATTTCTGATGCCGGAGCATTGGGATTTGGATATACATTAGTTAGATTAAATGATACTGTAGAGCCTGTTTTTGTTAATTGGATTGAATCTCATTTCCCGGACAGAGCGCAGAAAGTATTGAATCTGATCCGCTCTATGCGTGGAGGAAAATTAGGTGATAAAAGGTATTTTGAGAGACAGAGAGGAGAGGGAAATATTGCTGAAATGATTCATACAACCTTTAAAATAGGAAGGAAAAAATTTTTTGAAGGAAAAGAGTTTCCCAAATTGTCGACAACTAATTTTACAGGAACAAAAGATCAACAGCTAAGACTGTTTGATTAA